AATTCGATGCGGAGTACGCCTTCTTCAAATTCACGGTTATGAACGATTCCGATGTTCTTAATGCTGAGTGCATTAGAAGCGAGGATGGTCGCAATGGTGGCGATCACACCGGCTTCATCCGGGATGTCACAGTAGATCTCGAATGCACGCTTGATCGGGCCGGCAGAACCGTTTGGCATGGAATTGCGGTAGTTCCGGGAATGGTCGAACATATCGTAGATTCCCTGGGAGTCTCCGGCATCAACCAGTTTTTTCGCTTCATTTAATGTTTCGATATAATTTCCAAGGATCTGGGAAATATTACTCTGATTCTGTGCACAGATATGTTCCCACATGGTCGGTGAGGAAGAGGCGATTCGCGTAATGTCCTTAAAGCCGCCGGCGGCGAGGGTTTTCATCAGCTCATCCTTGGTGTCGGTGTCTCTGACAAAGTTGACCAGACTTGCGGCAATGATATGTGGCAAGTGGCTGATCGTGCCGGTGACGATGTCGTGTTCATGATAATCCAGTACGATTGGAAGTGCACGCAAGGATTCTACGAAAGATGCGTATGCATCAACCTTTTTTTTCGCTACTTTGGCGGAAGGGGTGAGAACAAAGTAAGCGTTCTCAATCAGGATTGGTTTGGAATTGGCAAAACCACTCTTTTCGGAACCGGCCATCGGGTGTCCTCCGATAAAGTAATCCTCCAGTCCCAGCCGGATGATCTCGTCATGGATCGGAGTTTTGACACTTCCGACGTCAGTCAGGATCATATCATCATGCAGGTAAGGCATCATCTGCTTTAAATATGCAGTGTTGAAAGCGACCGGGGCACATAAGAAGATGTAGTTGCAGCCTCGGAAATTATCATCGATTGAGGTACAGGCCACATTGATGATGGATTCTTGTGTGGCAAGTGCCAGAGTTTCTCTATTCTTGTCGAAAGCGACAATCTCATAATCCGGATAATATCGCCGGATCGCCTTTGCAATAGAGCCCCCAATGAGTCCGAGTCCGATAAATCCGATTTTTTTCTGTTTCATAATCTTTCGTCCTTTCGTGATAGTCTACCTTTCATAATATAGGAAAACAGGCTATCTGTCAATAAAGCAATACTTTAAAGTGTAAAAGTGAAAGTTTTTGTTGAAATTCTATAAAATAGTTGTGTTTTTATAGAAAGTTTAGTACAATATATCCATGAGAAACTTTAGCAAGGAGGCAGCAAGCATGAAGGTTTACAGAACGGATGAAATTAGAAACGTGGTCCTTTTAGGACATGGGGGAAGCGGAAAGACCAGTCTGGCAGAAGCGATGGCTTATGTATCTGGAGCAACAAATCGTATGGGATCTGTTGAGAACGGTAATACGATCAGTGATTTTGATAAAGAAGAACAGAAACGTAAATTCTCACTTAGCACAAGTCTGATTCCGATTGAATGGGAAAAAGCAAAGATTAATATCCTTGATACACCTGGATATTTTGATTTTGTCGGAGAAGTGGAAGAAGCAGTCAGCGCAGCCGATGCAGCTGTTATCGTTGTTTCCGGAAAAGCCGGTGTGCAGGTAGGAACCGAGAAAGCATGGGAGCTCTGTGATAAGTATAATCTTCCGCGTATGATCTATGTTACTGAGATGGATGTGGATGATGCCAGCTTCCGTCAGGTTGTTGAAGATCTGACCGCAAGATACGGTAAAGTGATTGCACCACATTTCCAACCGATCCGTGAGAACGAGAAATTAGTAGGTTATGTCAATGTTATCAAGAATGCAGGTAGAAGATACACCGGACTTGGACAGAGAGAAGAGTGTGAGATTCCGGATTACTGTCTGCCGAACCTGCAGATTTACAGAGAGAAGCTTCTTGAAGCAGTGGCAGAGACCAGTGAAGCATTTATGGAACGTTATTTTGAGGGAGATGAATTCTCGGTTGAAGAGATCCGCTCTGCCATGAGAACAGAAGTTATGGACGGAGATATCGTTCCGGTAGCAATGGGATCCAATGTTCAGGCACAGGGTGTTGCAAACTTACTGTCTGATATCGTAAGATTTTTCCCAAGTCCGGAATACCGTGAATGCGTAGGCATCAACCGTAAGACCAATGAGATCTTTGAAGCACATCATGATTTTGCAGCCGCAAAGACCGCATATGTATTCAAGACCATGGTAGATCCGTTTATCGGAAAATATTCTTTCGTAAAAGTATGTTCCGGTGTATTAAAGGGGGATGATGTCCTTTACAATCCGGAGTCAGATGCAGAAGCAAAGATCGGCAAGATCTACACCTTATCCGGCAACAAACCGGTAGAAGTTCAGGAACTGTTTGCAGGTGATATCGGAGCGATTGCAAAACTGACAAGTACAAAGACAGGGGATACCCTTTCAACAAAAAATACACCGGTATCTTATGGAAGAACCGAATACTCCAAACCGTATACATATATGAAGTATGTAGTGAATAACAAAGGTGATGAGGACAAGGTATCACAGGCTCTTGCGAAGATGATGGCAGAGGATGTGACACTGAAAGTGGTAAATGACAGTGAGAACCGCCAGTCACTGATTTATGGAATGGGTGACCAGCATCTGGAAGTGACAGCAAGCAAGCTGGCAGAGCGTTACAAAGTCGGAATCAGACTGGAGACACCAAAAGTTGCGTTCCGTGAGACGATCCGCAAGAACTCGGATGTAGATACCAAGTATAAGAAACAGTCCGGAGGACATGGACAGTATGGACATGTTAAGATGCGTTTTGAACCATCCGGAGATCTGGATACACCGTATGTATTCCAGGAAGAAGTAGTCGGAGGTGCTGTTCCGAAGAACTACTTCCCGGCGGTTGAAAAAGGATTGCAGGAATCTGTATTAAAAGGACCTCTCGCCGGATATCCGGTAGTTGGTGTGAAAGCAACTCTGTATGATGGATCTTACCATCCGGTAGATTCTTCTGAAATGGCATTTAAGACTGCGACGATCCAGGCATTTAAGAAAGGATTTATGGAAGCAGGACCGGTTCTTCTTGAGCCAATCGCATCTGTGAAAGTAACCGTTCCGGATGATTATACCGGAGACGTTATGGGAGATCTGAACAAGAGACGTGGCCGTGTTCTTGGAATGAATCCACAGTCAGGCGGATATCAGGTAATTGAAGCGGATGTACCGATGACAGGCATGTTTGGATATTGCACAACACTTCGTTCTATGACAGGTGGACGAGGAAGCTATTCGTATGAATTTGCCCGTTATGAACAGGCTCCGGCAGATGTACAGGAAAAAGAAATTGAAAAGCGTGCAGCTGAAGAATAAGAATAAGGAAAAGCCGGGAGAAAATCCCGGTTTTTTCTATTGTACTTTCGTGCTAAAAGTGGTATACATATTATGATGGTGGCAGCTTCGGCTGTCCCATTGGTATTTTATACAATTTTAGTATTAAAGGCTTAGTATTAAGAGCAAAAGTAGAGGAAAAGAAAAATGAAAATTGTAATTATTGGGGACGGGAAGGTTGGTCATAAACTGACCATACAGTTATCCGAAGAAAATTACGATGTGGTTTTGATTGACCAGAATGAGGGGAAATTAAAAGAAGCACTGAATCAGCTTGATATTCTCTGCATTACCGGAGATGGTGCAGATGCGAAAGTGCAGAAAGAAGCAGGAGTGCCGGGCGCTGATCTTGTTGTGGCATGTGCATCGACAGACGAACTGAATATGCTGAGCTGCCTGCTCGCAAAGAGACTGGGGGCAAAGCACACGATCGCCCGTGTAAGGAATCCGATCTATTATCAGCAGATCGATCTTTTGAAAGAGGACTTAAGACTGAGTATGGCTGTCAACCCGGAACTTGCGGCTGCATTTGAGATTTCCAGATCGATCCTTCTTCCAGATACTGCAAAGGTAGAGACTTTTATGAAGGGAAAAGTCGAAATGGTAGAATTCATTGTCAAAGAAAGAAGCCATCTGGGCGGAGTATCGCTTGCTGAGCTTTACCGCAAGTTCCAGATCAAAGTTCTGGTATGTGCTGTAAGACGTGGATCGGAAGTGATCATCCCGAATGGTGATTTTGTCATCCATGATGGAGACCGGCTTCATATTGTTGCATCCCACAAATATATTGAAGAATTTTTCCATCTGATCGGAAAGCGGAAAGAGCCGAAGAATATTCTGGTTTGTGGTGGGGGAAAAGTCGGATATTATCTGGCAAAACAGCTTTTAGGACTTGGTATGCAGGTTAAGATCATTGAGCAGGACTGGAAGAAATGCGAAGATCTCTGCGACCAGCTTCCGAAAGCGACGATCATCTGTGGGAATGCCGCAGACCATGATCTTCTGATCGAAGAAGGAATTGAACAGGCAGATGCCCTGGTCAGCCTGACCGGTATGGATGAGGAGAATATTATCCTTGCACTTTTTGCAAAGACAAAAGGTGTGGACAAGATCGTGGCAAAGGTCAACGAAGACGGACGTGCCCAGCTTGTCGAGGAACTTGGGATCGATCTGATCGTATCGGCAAAGACTGCAACAGCAGATGCGATTATGAGTTATGTGCGTGCACGCCAGAATTCTCTCAAGAATGTCAATGTTGAATCTATGTATCAGCTGGTTGGCGGAAGAGTAGAAGCACTGGAATTTATTATCAAAGAAAAAACAGAATATACAGATATCCCGTTTAAGGATCTGGAACTGAAGCCGAACAATCTGATCGCATGTATCGGAAGAAAACGGCAGATCATTATTCCGGACGGGGATGAATCCATTCAGGTGGGCGACAGTGTTGTAATCGTTAAGACCCAGAAGAAAGTTAAGGATATCACAGATATTCTGGCTGAGCAATAGGGGTGAAAAGAAATGAATGTGAAAATGATACGCTATATCATCAGTAAGATGATGGGAGCAGAGGGACTGCTGATGCTGCTTCCGATGATGGTTGGAATTATTTATGGCGAGCACACATCGGTTTATTTTCTGATTACAGCTGCGATCCTGACGGCAATTTATCTGCTGTTTGGCAGAAAATGCCCGGAGAACATGACGATTTATGCCAAAGAAGGTCTGATCATTGTTGCAACGGCCTGGATTTTCTGGTCACTTGCAGGTGCACTTCCATTTGTACTCAGTAAAAGTATTCCAAGCTATGTGGATGCTTTTTTTGAAACAGTATCCGGATTTACGACGACAGGTTCTACGATCCTGACTGAGATTGAAGGACTTCCGAAAGGAATTCTTTTCTGGCGTTCCCTGACACATTGGGTTGGTGGAATGGGAGTGCTGGTATTTGTTATGGTACTTACCTCTCTGGATGAGAAGAATTCCATGCATCTGATGCGTGCGGAAGTTCCGGGGCCAGAGGCAGATAAACTGGTTCCAAAGGCAAGAGGAACCGCAAGGATCCTGTATGGAATGTATTTTGCACTGACTACAATTGAGGTAGTTTTTCTTCTGGCAGGAGGGATGAACCTGTTTGACGCAGTGACACATGCATTCAGTACTGCCGGTACCGGAGGATTTTCCGGCTACAATGCAAGTGTGGCACACTTCAACAGTGCCTACATTGATGGTGTGATCACCGTATTTATGATCCTGTTTGGTATCAATTTTAACCTGTATTTCTTTCTGCTTTTGAAAGAATTTAAGAGTGTATTTAAGAATGAGGAGCTGCGTGCTTACCTGGGAATCATTGCAGGAGCAACCGTTGTGATCACCTGCAATATCGCCGGAGGTTATCATTCTCTTTTAAAGGCATTCCGCTATGCGGCGTTCCAGGTGGCATCCGTGATCACGACAACTGGATTTGTGACGGCAGATTTCAACAAGTGGCCGGAGCTTTCCAAATGTGTTCTGCTTCTTGTGATGGTAATCGGTGCTTCTGCCGGTTCAACAGGCGGTGGTATCAAAGTATCAAGACTTCTGATCCTGGTAAAAAGCATCCGCCGGGAGCTGAAAACTATGATCCATCCGAAAGCAGTCAATATCGTAAAAGTAAATGGGAAAAAAGTGAAAGAAGAGACGATGCGGGGGGTATATATATACTTTATTGCGTATATACTAATCCTGATCGTATCCGTGCTTCTGATCTCGATCAATAACTTTGATTTTACTACTTCATTTACCGGAGTGCTTACTACACTTAATAATGTAGGACCGGGACTGAATCTGGTAGGACCGGTGGAAAATTTTGCGAAGTTCTCAGACTTCTCGAAGATTGTGTTCTGCGTGGATATGCTGATCGGACGACTGGAGATCTTCCCGTTCCTGATGCTGTTCTCGCCGTCACTTTGGAGTAGAAAATTCTAAGACAGCTTTGGTAAGGCAAAACGATGAAAAGGAGAATTTATGAAAAAGAAAAATATAGCGATCAGTTTTCTGCTGCTTTTAGTGGCAGCAGGAATCTGGTATTATGTATCACTGCCGGCTTTTAATATCCATTCTTCCGGAGTGTGGTATTTTGTGCTTGTTCTGGTGCTTGCGGTCGGTCTTGTGCTTGCAGGAAAAAAAGGCTTGCGATACGGAGCGATTGATCTGAAGGAGATGAAAGAATCCAAAGGTTTCAAATGGTGTGTCCGTCTTTTTATTCTTTTGTTAGTGATTTATCTGGCTGGAACCATTCTTTCTTCACCGATTGTGAATGCGAAGAAATACCAACAGCTTCTGAAGGTAGAAGAGGGCGAATTCACAAAAGATATCGAGGAGCTTTCCTTTGACCAGATCCCGCTTCTGGATAAGGAGTCTGCGCAGCTTTTAGGAGACCGGAAGATGGGAAGCATGTCAGACATGGTATCCCAGTTTGAGGTGGACGATATCTACAGTCAGATCAACTACAAGGATCGTCCGGTCCGTGTGTCACCTTTGAAATATGCGAATCTGATCAAATGGTTTACCAATCGGAAAGATGGACTTCCTGCATATATCCGGATCGATATGGCAAGTCAGACAACGGAGATGGTAAAGCTGGAGCAGGGAATGAAGTATTCGACCAGCGAGCATTTTGGAAGAAATATTTACCGTCATCTTCGTTTTGCGCATCCGACTTATATTTACGGAGACCTTAGTTTTGAAATTGATGATAATGGTGTTCCATACTGGGTAGCACCGGTCAAAAAGTATAATATCGGTCTTTTCGGAGGAGAAACGGTAGGGCATGTGGTGCTCTGCAATGCGATCACCGGCGAAATGCAGGACTACAGGATCGATGAAGTCCCGGAATGGATCGACCGAGCCTATTCGGCAGATCTTCTGGTACAGCTTTATGATTATTATGGCACGTTAAAGCATGGGTATTTTAACAGTGTACTCAGCCAGAAAGATTGTCTGAAGACAACAAACGGATATAATTATCTGGCGATTGATGATGATGTATGGGTGTACACGGGAGTAACTTCTGTAAACAGTGACCAGTCCAATGTGGGATTTGTTCTGATGAACCAGAGAACTATGGAGACAAAGTATTATCCGGTGGCAGGTGCGATCGAGGATTCTGCGATGGCATCGGCAGAAGGACAGGTACAGAACCTGAAGTATCGGGCGACTTTCCCGCTGCTGCTTAACATTTCCGGGGAGCCGACTTACTTTATGGCACTTAAGGATGATGCAGGACTTGTGAAAAAGTATGCAATGGTCAATGTCCAGAAGTACCAGGTTGTTGCGATCGGGGATACGGTAAGTGTATGTGAAGAATCCTACAATAATCTGCTTCTTACCAATGGAATCAAGGAAAAAGAAGAAGTGAAGATGGATACCGGCACGATCGAAGGAAAGATCACGAAAATCGCCCAGGGCGTTATAGATGGAGATTCTCATTACTACATTATGCTGGAAGGATCAGATGAGATTTTTGATGTATCGGTAGTCGATTTTATTGAGATTATCAAGTACAATGTGGGAGATGATGTAAAACTGGAGTATGCAAAAGGGGATAAGGCAAATACGGTTTTGTCTTTGAAATAGCATGATGTTGGGGCTGTGAAAAAAGCATAGTCCCGAAAAAAAGAAGGACCAAGGGTTTATTATAAACCCTAAGGTCCTTCTTTCTGTTATAATTAGCTTGCAATGAAAATTAATAACATAATCTATTCTAACCCAAAACAGGCAGTTTTGCCACTGCTAATTCAAGATTATCTGGACATCTGTGATCCAGTGCTGACTTTTGACAAATTTATGGGAGAAATTGAACTGGAGAAGTATCTGAAAAATATTCCACAACATTATACAGGAAGACTCAGATATGACCCGGTCAGCATGCTGAAGACAGTTTTGTTCGGATTTATGGCGAATGGCTATATATCATTACGTGAGTTGGAGGACCAGTGTAAAGTCAATCTCCGCTTCATGTATCTCATGGATCATCAAACACCTTCTTATCGTACCTTCGGCTACTTCATTAACGAGGTACTTGCTGATTCCATTAAAGAAATATTTCAAGACATAAATAAAAAAATCTTCGAGACAGAACATGTGGATCTCCAACATCTATACATCGATGGCTCCAAGTTTGAAGCAAATACAAATAAATATTCCTGGGTGTGGAAAAAAGCCACAGAAAAATCCAGATACCGTCTCTTTGATAAGATTACTACACTCTTTGAGGAAATCAATGAAGAACTGTCATGTACAGGGATAAAGCTTTGTATCAATAGTGAGTATGCACCTGAGTATCTGAAGAAAGCGACTGAACAGTATGCAGAAGCCTGGCAGATTGATGAAACGATGTTTGTTCATGGGAGGGGACATCGCAAAACCACGCAGCAACGTCATTATGAGAAACTTAGGGAGTATGCTGTAAAACTAGAAGAATACGTGGAAAAAATCAAAATCTGTGGGAAGGAACGCAACAGCTACTCAAAGACAGATCATTCAGCCACTTTTATGCGGATCAAGACGGACTATATGGGAAATGACCAGCTGCTTCCAGCTTACAATGTGCAGGTTGGTGTTGCGGATGAATACATTGCTGTTGTTGATGTAAATCAGTATCGCTCAGACATGGATTGTTTTATTCCGTTGATGAACGAGTTTTATACTACATATGGCTTTTATCCGAAGTATCCAGTGGCAGATGCCGGATATGGTTCTTACAACAATTACATCTTTTGTGAACAGCATGGAATGGAAAAGTATATGAAATTCACCATGTTCAAGAAAGAGACTACTGACAGGAAGTATCGTGAAGATCCATTCCGAGCGGTAAATTTTCCAATTGGTGAAGACGGAATCATGCGTTGTCCAAACGGGAAAAACTTTTATCTTCGGTATCGAAAAAACGTAAAGGGAAACAAGTATGGACGTCAGGAAGAATACTACCAGTGTGAAGACTGTTCCGGATGTCCATACGCAGAACAATGTAAAAAGACAGATAAAAACCGTATCGTTCGGATCAACCGTGAACTTACAGCGATGCATCAGGAAGTAATTGAAAATCTTGAAAGTATCCAGGGAGCACTTCTAAGAATGAATAGATCTATTCAGGCAGAAGGTACATTTGGCATCATCAAAAACGACCGTTGGTACAAAAGAATTGTCCGAAGAGGAATAAAATCTGTTCTGCTGGAAGTATTTCTTGTTTCTATTGGACACAATCTTTATAAATATCACAACAAACAGAAAAAAGTTGCAACTGCCGCATAGGATTCCATAATAGCTTTCTTATGGGGAAAGGGGAGTTATACACTTTTTTATGAACTATAACTACTGTTGTATTCATAAGCAAAGGACGCATGAAAAAACTTTCGTTTTTTCACACGCCCTTTGATACCAGATTGCGAGAGTGCAAAAATCCTCTTGCAAGCAAGCTTGCATCGGCTTTCTGACCTTTTGACCCTGGTATCATAGCATAAAAAGAATGTGCTCTGCCACATTTGGAAAACCATAAAAGGAGGGATGAAGATTTACAGAAAATCTTCATCCCTCCTTTTGGATAATGTCTATCTTAGTTAAGGAGTGTACAATCTTCAAAATCTACATTACCAAGCTGTTCATTCGTTGCACTGATGCTGACATAAAAATCTACATCATTTTCTTTGGAGATCTTTTTCAGTGTTTCGATGAAAGAAGGAATGTTCTCAAGTGTGATGTCGGCGTGCTTTAAAATACCGTCGATAAAGATTGCTTTGATATCATGGTCTGCGCTTAACATACCGTAAATAAATCCAAGATATTCATCGGTATTGGTGATTACATCATAGTCATCCATGCAGATCGCTCTGATGTTGAAAGATAAGCTGTATGTATCTCTGTGGCTCTTCTTGATGAAGAATACGTTTCCTTCACATGTCTTTACAGCTTCGTTAGCACGTTCGATCATTTGCTGGGTTTTTCCGCTTCCTTTTGGGCCTGTCAATAAATTAACCATATTATCAAGTCTCCTTTGTTTATGAATTTGTACTAAAAAAGTACGAGATTTTATAAAACTATTATACACTAATCACAATGCATTAACAAGCTATTTATTTGCATCTTTTAAAGAAATGTGATACGATATAGCTCGGAAACAATTTACAGTTAGAAAAGGCTAATTTATGAAATTATAATAATAAGAAAAGAGGAACGAAAAATGACGAAAGTTGATATTATTTCTGGTTTCCTGGGAGCAGGAAAGACAACATTCATCAAGAAACTGATCGAGGATGTATTTCCGGGAGAAAGACTGGTCCTGATCGAGAACGAATTTGGGGAGATCGGTATTGATGGCGGATTCTTAAAAGATGCCGGCGTTGAGATCACAGAGATGAACTCAGGATGTA
The sequence above is drawn from the Coprococcus comes ATCC 27758 genome and encodes:
- a CDS encoding prephenate dehydrogenase; its protein translation is MKQKKIGFIGLGLIGGSIAKAIRRYYPDYEIVAFDKNRETLALATQESIINVACTSIDDNFRGCNYIFLCAPVAFNTAYLKQMMPYLHDDMILTDVGSVKTPIHDEIIRLGLEDYFIGGHPMAGSEKSGFANSKPILIENAYFVLTPSAKVAKKKVDAYASFVESLRALPIVLDYHEHDIVTGTISHLPHIIAASLVNFVRDTDTKDELMKTLAAGGFKDITRIASSSPTMWEHICAQNQSNISQILGNYIETLNEAKKLVDAGDSQGIYDMFDHSRNYRNSMPNGSAGPIKRAFEIYCDIPDEAGVIATIATILASNALSIKNIGIVHNREFEEGVLRIEFYDSISCEKAVALLQKHRYIVYER
- a CDS encoding TrkH family potassium uptake protein, which codes for MNVKMIRYIISKMMGAEGLLMLLPMMVGIIYGEHTSVYFLITAAILTAIYLLFGRKCPENMTIYAKEGLIIVATAWIFWSLAGALPFVLSKSIPSYVDAFFETVSGFTTTGSTILTEIEGLPKGILFWRSLTHWVGGMGVLVFVMVLTSLDEKNSMHLMRAEVPGPEADKLVPKARGTARILYGMYFALTTIEVVFLLAGGMNLFDAVTHAFSTAGTGGFSGYNASVAHFNSAYIDGVITVFMILFGINFNLYFFLLLKEFKSVFKNEELRAYLGIIAGATVVITCNIAGGYHSLLKAFRYAAFQVASVITTTGFVTADFNKWPELSKCVLLLVMVIGASAGSTGGGIKVSRLLILVKSIRRELKTMIHPKAVNIVKVNGKKVKEETMRGVYIYFIAYILILIVSVLLISINNFDFTTSFTGVLTTLNNVGPGLNLVGPVENFAKFSDFSKIVFCVDMLIGRLEIFPFLMLFSPSLWSRKF
- the trkA gene encoding Trk system potassium transporter TrkA — translated: MKIVIIGDGKVGHKLTIQLSEENYDVVLIDQNEGKLKEALNQLDILCITGDGADAKVQKEAGVPGADLVVACASTDELNMLSCLLAKRLGAKHTIARVRNPIYYQQIDLLKEDLRLSMAVNPELAAAFEISRSILLPDTAKVETFMKGKVEMVEFIVKERSHLGGVSLAELYRKFQIKVLVCAVRRGSEVIIPNGDFVIHDGDRLHIVASHKYIEEFFHLIGKRKEPKNILVCGGGKVGYYLAKQLLGLGMQVKIIEQDWKKCEDLCDQLPKATIICGNAADHDLLIEEGIEQADALVSLTGMDEENIILALFAKTKGVDKIVAKVNEDGRAQLVEELGIDLIVSAKTATADAIMSYVRARQNSLKNVNVESMYQLVGGRVEALEFIIKEKTEYTDIPFKDLELKPNNLIACIGRKRQIIIPDGDESIQVGDSVVIVKTQKKVKDITDILAEQ
- a CDS encoding DsrE family protein, which codes for MVNLLTGPKGSGKTQQMIERANEAVKTCEGNVFFIKKSHRDTYSLSFNIRAICMDDYDVITNTDEYLGFIYGMLSADHDIKAIFIDGILKHADITLENIPSFIETLKKISKENDVDFYVSISATNEQLGNVDFEDCTLLN
- a CDS encoding elongation factor G; this translates as MKVYRTDEIRNVVLLGHGGSGKTSLAEAMAYVSGATNRMGSVENGNTISDFDKEEQKRKFSLSTSLIPIEWEKAKINILDTPGYFDFVGEVEEAVSAADAAVIVVSGKAGVQVGTEKAWELCDKYNLPRMIYVTEMDVDDASFRQVVEDLTARYGKVIAPHFQPIRENEKLVGYVNVIKNAGRRYTGLGQREECEIPDYCLPNLQIYREKLLEAVAETSEAFMERYFEGDEFSVEEIRSAMRTEVMDGDIVPVAMGSNVQAQGVANLLSDIVRFFPSPEYRECVGINRKTNEIFEAHHDFAAAKTAYVFKTMVDPFIGKYSFVKVCSGVLKGDDVLYNPESDAEAKIGKIYTLSGNKPVEVQELFAGDIGAIAKLTSTKTGDTLSTKNTPVSYGRTEYSKPYTYMKYVVNNKGDEDKVSQALAKMMAEDVTLKVVNDSENRQSLIYGMGDQHLEVTASKLAERYKVGIRLETPKVAFRETIRKNSDVDTKYKKQSGGHGQYGHVKMRFEPSGDLDTPYVFQEEVVGGAVPKNYFPAVEKGLQESVLKGPLAGYPVVGVKATLYDGSYHPVDSSEMAFKTATIQAFKKGFMEAGPVLLEPIASVKVTVPDDYTGDVMGDLNKRRGRVLGMNPQSGGYQVIEADVPMTGMFGYCTTLRSMTGGRGSYSYEFARYEQAPADVQEKEIEKRAAEE